In one candidate division WOR-3 bacterium genomic region, the following are encoded:
- a CDS encoding FlgD immunoglobulin-like domain containing protein, whose amino-acid sequence MLRNGTKAAMLTGVMLLALGTLASAGVATLYQGDIWGGKTIDVGNIYAILHYDATDTTLEIKYVTENGWWMKECQLDTSTTAPAERGSPGQYAYKSGAINTTEYSFYIPIADLHALYPDEADGVWGQDVYFLPHTAVVKVNEQGQVVQDETGYGGDVKDGSPWYGYFYITLLKPTPTGEEPEPFEGETYTRGYWQRYWWTPTAKKPNPPRIWTDEFKAKALPVTLAGVSFSTPQDFYDWLKTPVEGNMFIQFEAQLIALHCNLKLTEDLGDAIYNDYNQTGEPMEGMTVQAIYDSANKYNQYTDVTLLTEMKDVMDAINNNYESTEKVLWQGQMGSVANLGNTARLSVSPNPFTSSVRIRMQSGPAASFRVSVYDRAGNKVNELTAANNEVVWNGTDANGRKLSAGVYLLKAEGAQGASARVVISR is encoded by the coding sequence ATGTTGAGGAATGGAACAAAAGCAGCAATGCTGACAGGCGTCATGCTCCTGGCGCTGGGCACATTGGCAAGCGCAGGTGTTGCTACCCTGTATCAGGGCGATATCTGGGGCGGCAAGACGATTGATGTTGGTAATATCTATGCGATACTGCATTATGATGCCACTGATACTACCCTTGAGATAAAGTATGTTACCGAGAATGGCTGGTGGATGAAGGAATGCCAGCTGGATACGAGCACGACCGCACCGGCTGAGCGTGGTTCACCCGGTCAATACGCCTATAAATCAGGCGCTATTAACACCACCGAATACAGTTTCTACATTCCGATTGCTGACCTGCATGCACTTTATCCCGATGAGGCAGATGGGGTCTGGGGTCAGGATGTTTATTTCCTGCCGCATACTGCGGTGGTGAAGGTCAATGAGCAAGGTCAAGTTGTGCAGGATGAAACCGGATATGGCGGTGATGTGAAGGATGGTAGTCCTTGGTATGGTTATTTCTATATCACTCTTTTAAAGCCGACTCCGACTGGCGAGGAGCCAGAGCCATTTGAAGGCGAAACCTATACCCGCGGGTACTGGCAGCGCTACTGGTGGACACCGACTGCAAAGAAGCCGAACCCGCCGAGAATCTGGACCGATGAGTTCAAGGCAAAGGCACTGCCCGTAACCCTTGCCGGCGTTTCTTTCTCCACACCGCAGGACTTTTATGACTGGCTCAAGACACCGGTTGAGGGCAATATGTTTATCCAGTTTGAGGCGCAGTTAATCGCGCTCCACTGCAACCTGAAACTTACTGAAGACCTTGGCGATGCCATCTACAACGATTACAATCAGACTGGCGAGCCGATGGAGGGAATGACGGTTCAGGCGATTTACGACAGCGCCAACAAATACAATCAGTATACTGATGTAACCCTGCTTACTGAGATGAAGGATGTGATGGATGCTATCAACAACAACTACGAGTCAACCGAGAAGGTGCTCTGGCAGGGGCAGATGGGTTCGGTCGCAAACTTAGGCAATACTGCCCGGTTGAGCGTGAGCCCGAATCCGTTCACCTCAAGTGTGCGCATCAGAATGCAGAGCGGTCCTGCTGCCAGTTTCCGGGTGAGCGTTTATGACCGTGCTGGCAATAAGGTTAACGAACTGACCGCTGCTAACAATGAGGTGGTCTGGAACGGAACCGATGCCAACGGACGCAAACTATCAGCCGGAGTTTATTTGCTCAAGGCAGAGGGTGCGCAGGGTGCAAGCGCCCGCGTTGTCATCAGCAGATAA
- the mgtE gene encoding magnesium transporter, with the protein MMFTIMPERKRINILKQLLEPEIIEMLRQKDWHALKDVLSHWPAPDIADLIASLKDPEIVVLFRLLPRDLQSEVFAEFDPDTQLTLIKNLSDEQVKALMAELAPDDRTELFEDLPPTLIQRALNLLSPEDRRETLLSLGFPKNSVGRLLTPDYVSVFSHWTVKQALDHIRKNGVDAETINTVYVVDEKNRLLDDIPLRKLILAPPDERIEALMDHRVISVEANLDQEEAAKVFQRYDLLALPVVNPDGILLGIVTVDDIIDVLREEQTEDITKISGIHPGRIDLTFITKLREVPLRLLYRSRIVWLLALLLMDLITGGIIQGFSDLLARYVVLVTFLPVLVDTAGNAGSQSATLVIRALAVGTVKMKDWLYLLGKEILIAAALGLTMGLGISLMGFIRGGIKVAPVVILAMVVNVIVGGAIGVVLPFIFTKLKRDPATASTPLITTLADILGTGIYLGIAYLILGKPS; encoded by the coding sequence TGTCCTTTCCCACTGGCCTGCGCCTGACATCGCGGACCTGATTGCCAGCCTTAAAGACCCGGAAATCGTTGTTCTTTTCCGGCTTTTGCCCCGTGACCTCCAGTCAGAGGTTTTCGCCGAGTTTGACCCGGACACCCAATTAACCCTGATTAAAAACCTTTCGGATGAGCAGGTCAAGGCGTTGATGGCAGAACTGGCACCCGACGACCGAACAGAACTTTTTGAAGACCTGCCCCCGACACTAATCCAGCGGGCGCTAAACCTCCTCTCACCAGAAGACCGGCGCGAAACCCTCTTAAGCCTCGGGTTTCCGAAAAACAGTGTGGGCAGGCTTCTCACCCCGGATTATGTTTCGGTATTTTCTCACTGGACGGTAAAACAGGCGCTCGACCACATCCGTAAAAACGGTGTGGATGCCGAGACGATAAATACCGTTTATGTCGTTGATGAAAAGAACCGACTCTTGGATGACATCCCTTTGAGAAAACTGATTCTTGCGCCACCGGACGAAAGGATTGAGGCGCTGATGGACCATAGAGTAATATCAGTTGAGGCAAACCTTGACCAGGAGGAGGCGGCAAAGGTGTTCCAGCGCTATGACCTGCTTGCCCTGCCGGTGGTCAATCCTGATGGCATCCTCTTGGGGATTGTAACCGTTGACGACATCATTGATGTCCTGCGCGAGGAGCAGACTGAGGATATCACCAAGATTTCCGGTATCCATCCAGGCAGGATTGATTTAACCTTCATCACCAAACTGCGCGAGGTTCCGCTCCGGCTCCTTTACCGCAGCCGGATTGTCTGGCTCCTTGCCCTGCTTTTAATGGACTTAATTACCGGTGGCATCATCCAGGGCTTTTCTGACCTCTTGGCAAGATATGTTGTCCTGGTAACATTTCTGCCCGTGCTCGTTGACACCGCCGGCAATGCCGGTTCCCAGTCAGCAACGCTGGTCATCAGGGCGCTGGCGGTAGGCACGGTCAAAATGAAGGACTGGCTCTATCTCTTGGGCAAGGAGATTCTCATTGCTGCGGCGCTCGGTCTGACAATGGGGCTGGGCATCTCTCTTATGGGCTTTATCCGGGGCGGTATCAAGGTTGCCCCGGTTGTGATTCTCGCAATGGTGGTCAATGTGATTGTTGGCGGTGCTATCGGTGTTGTTTTGCCCTTTATCTTCACAAAACTGAAGCGCGACCCGGCAACCGCCAGCACCCCATTGATAACAACCCTTGCCGATATCCTTGGCACTGGCATTTATCTTGGCATCGCCTATCTGATTCTCGGCAAACCTTCATAA